The following are encoded together in the Xylanibacillus composti genome:
- a CDS encoding SAF domain-containing protein, with amino-acid sequence MNRRTSLLLSLLSACAAAVMVYGLYVWQLRELELQQQVTVVAPSRFLDAGEQLTEDAMTTVPMTASNVQDDMVTNAEEVLGLTALIPLGAGEPLRTWKLGEVRLLPTTEESVFQIPEDYVLSVSNDIRAGDKVSLYLSGTEHPRKLLTRDVVVASVKTAANREVTEELPVEQRLGGNGERLYGRRQQASGTIAHINVLLREQEWEAIDRACGEQGGKLVIALADAFDLYPGKEPMAK; translated from the coding sequence TTGAACCGAAGGACTTCCTTGCTTCTGTCGCTGCTATCCGCCTGCGCGGCAGCAGTGATGGTCTATGGATTGTATGTATGGCAGCTCAGGGAGCTGGAGCTTCAGCAACAAGTAACAGTAGTGGCGCCGTCGCGGTTTTTGGATGCAGGCGAGCAGCTGACGGAGGACGCCATGACAACAGTACCGATGACGGCGTCGAATGTGCAGGACGATATGGTCACGAATGCGGAGGAAGTATTGGGACTGACGGCCTTAATTCCGTTAGGCGCAGGGGAACCGTTGCGGACTTGGAAGCTGGGAGAGGTCCGCTTGCTGCCGACAACGGAAGAATCGGTCTTCCAGATTCCCGAGGATTACGTGTTGTCCGTATCGAATGACATTCGCGCAGGCGACAAGGTCAGCCTCTACTTGTCCGGCACTGAGCATCCCCGCAAACTCCTGACAAGGGATGTCGTGGTCGCTTCTGTGAAGACAGCCGCGAATCGGGAAGTCACGGAAGAATTGCCTGTCGAGCAGAGGCTGGGCGGCAATGGAGAGCGGCTGTATGGCCGCAGACAGCAAGCGAGCGGCACGATTGCCCACATCAATGTGCTGTTGCGGGAGCAGGAATGGGAGGCGATCGACCGGGCATGCGGAGAGCAGGGAGGAAAGCTGGTCATAGCATTGGCGGATGCGTTTGACCTGTATCCGGGAAAGGAGCCGATGGCTAAATGA
- a CDS encoding NAD(P)H-quinone oxidoreductase: MRAVLVKEKGGPEQLYLGETLTPQPSPGELLVRVKATALNRADLLQRRGLYPPPQGASPILGLEMAGEVVETGEHASKWQVGDRVCALLPGGGYAEYVTIPEGMAMPIPPAFSYEEAAAIPEVWLTAYLNLYWLGGLGRGCRVLVHAGASGVGTAAIQLIREAGGLCWVTAGSERKLERCRELGAEDGWNYRNGSFAPWLAEQVPEGVHIVMDFIGASYLQDNLEALAVDGRLILIGTMGGGIYEGPLNLGHMLMKRLQVLGTNLRMRDTAEKIRLSQEFSDYAMPLFEKGTLKPVIDRVYDWREAAEAHRYMERNENIGKIILQVDKPNEL; encoded by the coding sequence ATGAGAGCGGTGCTGGTCAAGGAAAAAGGCGGGCCAGAGCAGCTTTACTTGGGGGAGACGCTTACGCCGCAGCCATCGCCGGGCGAACTGCTCGTGCGTGTCAAAGCGACGGCCTTGAACCGGGCCGATTTGCTGCAGCGTCGCGGACTGTATCCACCGCCCCAAGGAGCTTCGCCCATACTTGGTCTGGAAATGGCCGGCGAGGTGGTGGAGACAGGGGAGCATGCGAGCAAATGGCAGGTCGGGGACCGTGTATGCGCGCTGCTGCCGGGCGGCGGCTATGCAGAGTATGTGACGATTCCGGAGGGAATGGCAATGCCAATCCCGCCAGCATTCAGCTATGAAGAAGCAGCTGCCATTCCTGAAGTATGGTTGACCGCCTATTTGAATTTGTACTGGCTGGGCGGACTTGGCAGGGGATGTCGGGTGCTCGTCCATGCAGGTGCGAGCGGTGTCGGCACAGCCGCAATTCAGCTCATACGCGAGGCGGGCGGATTGTGCTGGGTGACAGCAGGCAGTGAGCGGAAGCTGGAGCGCTGCAGGGAACTCGGGGCAGAGGATGGCTGGAATTACCGCAACGGCTCCTTTGCACCCTGGCTGGCCGAGCAAGTGCCCGAGGGCGTCCATATCGTCATGGATTTCATCGGTGCTTCTTACTTGCAGGACAATCTGGAGGCGCTGGCCGTTGATGGGCGTCTCATCCTCATCGGCACGATGGGGGGCGGCATTTATGAAGGTCCTCTGAATTTGGGGCATATGCTGATGAAACGGCTGCAGGTGCTTGGCACAAACTTGAGGATGCGCGATACAGCGGAAAAAATAAGGCTCTCTCAGGAGTTCAGCGATTATGCCATGCCTCTTTTTGAGAAGGGTACGCTGAAGCCAGTCATCGATCGCGTCTATGATTGGCGGGAGGCGGCCGAAGCCCATCGGTACATGGAGCGCAATGAAAATATCGGAAAAATCATTTTGCAGGTGGACAAGCCGAACGAATTGTGA
- a CDS encoding MBL fold metallo-hydrolase: protein MLSIETFTLGPLATNAYLLTNEEGRGIIIDPGVEPAALLKRIEKVDIEAIVLTHAHFDHIGGVEAVRKQKQCPVYVHAAEADWLTDPKRNGSLLWPEIGGPIQCAPAEFELHHGQQLNLLGTSFAVYHTPGHSPGSVSLLHEDKLFSGDVLFMMSVGRTDLPGGSTKELYSSIHDILFKLDEKTEVFPGHGPATTIGYEREHNPYV, encoded by the coding sequence GTGTTGAGCATCGAGACATTTACGCTGGGGCCGTTGGCCACAAACGCATATTTGCTGACGAATGAAGAGGGGCGCGGCATCATTATCGATCCGGGTGTGGAGCCAGCCGCCTTGCTGAAGCGCATTGAAAAAGTGGACATCGAAGCGATCGTGCTGACCCATGCCCATTTCGACCATATTGGCGGCGTGGAGGCAGTGCGCAAGCAGAAGCAATGTCCCGTATACGTTCATGCGGCGGAAGCGGACTGGCTGACCGATCCGAAGCGGAATGGTTCCTTGCTGTGGCCGGAGATCGGCGGGCCGATACAATGTGCGCCTGCCGAATTTGAGCTGCATCACGGCCAACAGTTGAATTTGCTTGGGACGAGCTTTGCCGTGTACCATACGCCGGGGCATTCCCCGGGCAGTGTCAGCTTGCTTCACGAAGACAAGCTGTTCTCCGGGGATGTTCTGTTCATGATGTCCGTGGGGCGGACCGATTTGCCGGGAGGCAGCACCAAAGAGCTGTACAGCTCCATCCATGACATCTTATTCAAGCTGGACGAGAAGACAGAAGTATTTCCGGGCCATGGTCCGGCGACGACAATCGGTTACGAGCGGGAGCACAATCCATACGTTTGA
- a CDS encoding thioredoxin family protein: protein MSKNLAHKLNKGISPQAFMEGMEKNKEAFQSWYDQFAWESEEDKEFFESLSFRDDLRCLILAADWCGDVVRNVPVVFRALEAAQMPVEVLIMEQHLETMDEFLTMGGRSIPIVLFADTGGVVLGQWGPRPKHVQEVMIAFKQENPDREAPDYQENIAAARQEMVRRYGEDAAYQQVIIRELKDVLAGC from the coding sequence ATGAGCAAAAATTTGGCCCATAAGCTGAACAAGGGGATCAGCCCGCAAGCGTTTATGGAAGGCATGGAAAAAAACAAAGAGGCGTTTCAATCCTGGTACGACCAGTTTGCTTGGGAATCGGAAGAAGACAAGGAGTTTTTCGAGTCGTTGTCATTCCGGGACGACCTGCGGTGCCTGATTTTGGCGGCTGATTGGTGCGGCGACGTCGTGCGCAATGTACCGGTCGTCTTCCGCGCGCTGGAAGCTGCGCAAATGCCGGTAGAAGTATTGATTATGGAGCAGCATCTGGAGACTATGGACGAATTTCTGACCATGGGCGGCCGTTCGATACCGATCGTACTCTTTGCTGATACGGGCGGCGTTGTACTGGGCCAATGGGGACCGCGTCCGAAGCATGTCCAAGAGGTTATGATTGCTTTCAAGCAAGAGAATCCAGACAGGGAGGCGCCGGACTACCAAGAGAACATCGCGGCGGCCCGGCAAGAGATGGTTCGTCGGTACGGAGAGGATGCCGCTTACCAGCAAGTGATCATTCGAGAGTTGAAGGATGTGCTTGCCGGGTGTTGA
- a CDS encoding nuclease-related domain-containing protein, which translates to MIVKRRRGRAHARSHRRHTGTQQKKRDSRGRRHSGQASDSPGSSNDFGAEGERLAAHQLKYIGAEYTVLHNRVVQGGGGRQQMDHIVVGPNGVFHIETKHWSGDIRFTAHGVERSRHAYEKDPTAQLYRHEYVLKELLRAGGMPSKVTGVLCFTHPQCQLEGKSPAFLTVKLDRLVHEIRSRHARERLNREQIAAIVRLIRQHSEPGHT; encoded by the coding sequence ATGATCGTAAAACGGCGGCGCGGCCGCGCACATGCTCGTTCACATCGGCGGCATACGGGAACCCAGCAGAAGAAGCGGGACTCCAGAGGCAGGCGGCATTCCGGGCAGGCAAGCGACTCGCCGGGAAGCTCCAACGATTTCGGCGCAGAAGGAGAGCGGCTGGCTGCACATCAATTGAAATATATCGGCGCTGAATACACGGTTTTGCACAACCGTGTTGTTCAGGGAGGCGGAGGCCGTCAGCAAATGGATCATATAGTTGTCGGGCCTAACGGTGTTTTTCATATCGAAACGAAGCATTGGTCGGGGGACATTCGTTTCACGGCACATGGTGTGGAAAGAAGTCGGCACGCCTATGAGAAGGACCCGACTGCCCAGCTTTATCGCCATGAATATGTGCTGAAGGAACTGCTTCGCGCAGGAGGCATGCCGTCCAAGGTGACCGGCGTGCTATGCTTTACGCACCCGCAGTGTCAACTGGAGGGGAAGAGTCCGGCCTTTTTGACAGTCAAGCTGGATCGGCTGGTGCACGAGATCCGCAGCCGACATGCACGAGAGCGCTTGAACCGCGAGCAAATTGCCGCCATTGTCCGGTTAATTCGCCAACACAGTGAGCCAGGGCATACATAA
- a CDS encoding cupredoxin domain-containing protein has translation MPKVWIINRRGLLFGLAVVLLVAAVILTSNSQADKVVPADAAPDQPRVIHMVTGEFEAEVAEDKEIEAYRWDPGTIVVNQGEHVKLSILGVNGKSHPFYIEGTSIKGEVKQGQETVIDLKFDKTGTYRLICLAHPDANHNGPMIAYIVVQ, from the coding sequence ATGCCAAAAGTTTGGATTATTAACCGAAGAGGGCTGCTTTTTGGCTTGGCTGTCGTCCTGCTCGTTGCCGCCGTGATCCTGACAAGCAACAGCCAGGCAGACAAGGTTGTCCCTGCAGATGCAGCACCGGATCAGCCACGCGTCATCCATATGGTGACAGGCGAATTTGAAGCGGAGGTGGCAGAGGACAAGGAAATCGAGGCGTATCGCTGGGACCCCGGAACTATCGTTGTTAACCAAGGGGAGCATGTGAAGCTGTCGATTCTCGGTGTCAACGGCAAGAGCCATCCCTTCTACATTGAAGGCACATCGATCAAAGGCGAAGTCAAGCAAGGGCAGGAAACGGTCATTGATCTGAAATTTGATAAAACGGGCACGTATCGACTAATTTGTCTCGCTCATCCGGACGCCAACCATAACGGGCCGATGATCGCCTATATCGTTGTGCAATAA